TTGGATGAATCCAACTTCAATCGACTGTGGCATAGATGTATCAATGACAGCAGAAACTCATGAAAGTCATTTACTAATTCTTGAAGACGATCAAGGTCGTAAAGAATTTTCTCTGGATAAACCTTTATACTCTATTGGTAGAGATAAAGAGTCTAATATTCGTCTAGTATCTCAATTTGTCTCCCGTCGCCATGCTACATTAGTGCGACTGCCAAAAGACAATAATAGTTATTATTATCGAATAGTTGATGGTGATGGTAAAGGTAAACCGAGTTCTAATGGCTTGATGATTAACGGACGCAAACTCCCCGCCCACGATTTAAAGAACGAAGACGAGATAGTTTTTGGGCCAAAAGTACGCGCTATCTACTATCTATTAAAGAATACTCAACGCTCAGGACAAACAGATGCTAGTGAATATGACATAACACTTATAAATCCTGGTATGACTGAGGATTTAGAGGAAATCTAAAAGGTAATTGGTAATTGTAAAAAACGATTTAATTGCCAATTTTTTATTACTAATTACTGAATAAATCAACTATATCTTAAGTAATTAGCCAAACTTGATATTCAATCCCAAACCCAGTAAGTAATGAAGAAGACGTGATATCACAGTAATAGTAATGTGAGTTATCACGTCTTTTGCTGAAACTAAGTAAAGTTTTACTTACTCAAAATCGCCTCTACTTTTTCTGATTTGCTTACGGCTGGCGGTAAAGTCATCATCTTGAGTGTGAATATTGGCTTTTTGCTTCCTCCGGTCTTTGTTACCGAAATAAGGTTGAGAAGCTTCATAGTGGTCTAGTCTGCGTTGCTTATTACTAAAATAAGGTCTTGAAAGTTCTACTTTGTGATTTTTCTCTGCATAATAACCACCGGCTTCTACAGGAGTAGTAGGTAAGGTAATTAGCCAGATTATCCCAGCTAAAATTAATAACCCAACTTTACAGGATAATTGCTTTACAACATCCTTGAGTTCCAACATTGAATAAATTTCCTTGTAACTCTTCGACTACTGCTTGAATGTTAAGTATTCTTACTTGAGTCAACGTCTTCCTCTAGGTTGGTTGGATGTATGTAAAAAGTAGTGCTGAGTTAAGCTATTGTCACATCTGGCGATAAATAAACATCCTGAATAGCGTGGAACAATTTCACACCTTCTTCAAAAGGACGCTGGAAAGCTTTTCTGCCAGAAATTAGGCCTGTACCACCAGCCCGTTTGTTAATGACTGCGGTACGAACTGCTTCGGCGAAATCATTTTTACCAGATGCACCACCAGAGTTAATTAAACCTGCGCGTCCGCAATAGCAATTGAGAACTTGATAACGAGTCAAATCGATGGGGTGGTCGGTGGTTAATTCGGTATACACTTTTTCATGAGTTTTACCGTAACTCTTACCTGTTGCTTTGGCTACTGCACCATAACCATTATTGTTTTCAGGTAATTTTTGTTTGATGATGTCGGCTTCAATTGTCACACCCAAATGATTTGCTTGTCCGGTGAGGTCAGCCGCAAGGTGATAATCTTTATCGCCTTTAAAGGCGTTGTTGCGCAGATAACACCACAGAATTGTCACCAGTCCTAATTCATGGGCGCGTTTAAAAGCCCGGCTGATTTCTTGAATTTGTCTGGTGGAATGTTCTGAACCAAAATAAATTGTCGCGCCAACAGCTACAGCCCCTAAATTCCAAGCTTGTTCCACATCAGCAAACAATATTTGGTCAAATTGATTAGGGAAGGTTAACAATTCATTGTGGTTGAGTTTAGCAATGAAAGGAATTTTGTGAGCATATTTACGCGAAACACTACCTAAAACTCCTAAAGTACTGGCGACAGCATTACAACCACCTGCTATTGCTAAACGGATGATATTTTCTGGGTCAAAGTAAATAGGGTTGGGTGCAAAAGAAGCCCCGGCTGAATGTTCAATACCTTGGTCTACGGGCAGAATCGAAAGATAGCCAGTGTATGCCAAACGACCTGTAGAATAGAGTTGTTGGAGATTCCGCAAGACTTGAGGGCTGCGATCGCTATTCAACCAAACTCGATCAACAAAATCCGGCCCTGGTAAATGTAACAAATCTTGAGGCACTTTGGCTTTGTAAGTCAGCAGTTCTTCTGCTTCATTTCCTAAAAATGATTCGATAGAACTAGACTCTAAAAGGGTGGTAGACATAAGACTTCCTTAAATCTTGACTATTGACTGTTGACTGTTGACCAATTCTATTTAAATCCTTTATTTACTTGCTTTTGCCCTTTACCTTTTGGCTTAGATTTGTGAACTTCTGCCACTGCTTCTTGAAATAATTCATGCAGATGTACAGGTACACTAGCACTTTCCGGTAAATATGGCTCAAGAGGTTTATTGAACTCTTGCAAAAGTGTATCTAAATCACTGTTAATGTCAAAATTTGGTCGTTGCAGCACAGTCTGTAAAACTTTTTCTAATGAATTAGAATACTGTTTGGCTAAACGATACCAAATGAAAGCACTAATACTTTTATCTTCCAGATAATGACGAACTAGTTTTTCAGCACCCTCAATACTTTGCCAATCTTTTGTTAATAACAAAGATTGAAATTTACTATATGTTGGTAAAAATGTTTGTCCCCAACGTGGATGAGAGATGGCTGTTAATTGTGCGGCGTTCTTGAGTTCCGCAGGTAAATCAATTTTTGGCGTTACCATTTTAGTTTTGCCGCTTTCGTTCTTCAATATCTGCGAAGCCACCTTGGGGTCTATACCCATTTCATCAATCACAGTTTGAATTTCTTCCTGCGCTCCTGTGGCTGTTAATTCAGCCAAATATTTTATTTTATCAATCCCTAATTCTTCTAAACGTTTATTAGTAATTAACTCTTGAAATGCTGCAAGTTCTTTATTTAGTTTATAGCCAGGTAAGGTAATTTCATCACTGCCAAAAAAGTCTATAAAATATTGATGATATTGATATACGGAATCCCAAGCTGCTTCTAGTAAATCTGGAGCATCACTGTAAAGGTGATTTTTATAGGTTTCTTTAAAATTACCAATAGCTACAGCTAGTTTTGGTTTACCTAATTTACCCATCATTGTAAATGGACCTGTGAATGTCCAATAATTATTAGTAACAGGAGAAATACGAGTTAGAAGAATTTCCCCAACTTTCAGTCGAGAAGTTGCTTGCAATGTTTGGGAATTATTGGGTTTGACTAAATAGGACTTATTCGTTAACCAATTCAATAATTCTAGACCATCAGTGAAAATCTGACTAATAGCAAATAAACCGATAAAACTATGATGCCAAGTTTTCAGTAAATTGCGATCGCTCTCTTGTAAATCTGGATGACTGGCGATAAATAAATCTAGGGGAGACTCATTACCAACTTTCCCTTCAGTCAGGAAACTGTCAATTGTTAAGTCTTGTTGTGTGTTATCACCGCTACCACGCCGTAATTGTTGGGCTGCAAAGGTTTCCAGCGCTTGGGCTAACTCTCCCTCTGCATCAAGCACAAAATCTACTAATGCTTGCTTGAGGAAGTGCGATCGCTCTAATATCTCATCCACAGGCGTATCTCTTGGTACAACATTTGTAGATTAAGACCTTACACACCACGATAGCATCTGGCAGTAGCTAGATTTGTGCAAGAAAATCAGCTATCAATAAGATGAGAATTAATACTCAGGCATCGACTAAAATAGCATGACAATTTTATCTAAAAATTTTCAATACTCCCAAAGTGATAATTATTTTAATAATGAGTATTTTTTCTCAATTTTGAACAAAGACATCGGTTAGCCTCAAATACACTTCTTTCAAACTTGACGCATTAACAATAGTGATTTTACAGCCCAAAGCCTGATTTATACTGAGTTCTTTTTAATAAATTCGCAATTTGTTACGAAAAAATACGATTCTACAAAATTTTTATTTATGACATACTTTAAAAAATACTAAATTTTACATGTTACGATGTTACCTTTTATCATAAC
Above is a genomic segment from Nostoc sp. MS1 containing:
- a CDS encoding FHA domain-containing protein, which gives rise to MNPTSIDCGIDVSMTAETHESHLLILEDDQGRKEFSLDKPLYSIGRDKESNIRLVSQFVSRRHATLVRLPKDNNSYYYRIVDGDGKGKPSSNGLMINGRKLPAHDLKNEDEIVFGPKVRAIYYLLKNTQRSGQTDASEYDITLINPGMTEDLEEI
- a CDS encoding class I fructose-bisphosphate aldolase, translated to MSTTLLESSSIESFLGNEAEELLTYKAKVPQDLLHLPGPDFVDRVWLNSDRSPQVLRNLQQLYSTGRLAYTGYLSILPVDQGIEHSAGASFAPNPIYFDPENIIRLAIAGGCNAVASTLGVLGSVSRKYAHKIPFIAKLNHNELLTFPNQFDQILFADVEQAWNLGAVAVGATIYFGSEHSTRQIQEISRAFKRAHELGLVTILWCYLRNNAFKGDKDYHLAADLTGQANHLGVTIEADIIKQKLPENNNGYGAVAKATGKSYGKTHEKVYTELTTDHPIDLTRYQVLNCYCGRAGLINSGGASGKNDFAEAVRTAVINKRAGGTGLISGRKAFQRPFEEGVKLFHAIQDVYLSPDVTIA